From the Prunus dulcis chromosome 4, ALMONDv2, whole genome shotgun sequence genome, one window contains:
- the LOC117625660 gene encoding uncharacterized protein LOC117625660 has product MAGFSMFLALGSKSSFNLEKAVCNHGFFMMAPNRWIPSSKTLQRPLRLADSTTCVTVSILHPPNRTSLLVRVHDIQNVSYTDERAILNQVARMLRISERDEMDVREYQKVHPEAKEKGFGRVFRSPTLFEDLVKCLLLCNCTWSNTLKMARALCELQFELSNNKASARSGQKRKRETSNTWPCKVINQMDGGILGNFPTSKELAGLDENTLVSEHKVLGYRAKLILKLARDVERGTIRLHEFEKSLDDMSFNQDQVFRRLMKIKGFGSYACANALMCIGYYQHVPLDTETIRHLQEVHGRKNCDKKTARKYVAEIYDKYAPYQCLAYWLELLDFYERKFGKLSELPSSSYETVSSSRDGAIYKSAVTLTPSLLSQPSEHV; this is encoded by the exons ATGGCAGGGTTCTCAATGTTTTTGGCATTGGGAAGCAAGTCAAGTTTTAACCTGGAGAAAGCAGTGTGCAACCATGGCTTCTTCATGATGGCTCCCAACCGTTGGATTCCATCTTCAAAAACACTCCAACGTCCACTGAGACTTGCAGACTCAACTACTTGTGTCACCGTTTCGATCTTACATCCGCCTAATCGGACCTCTCTCCTTGTTCGAGTTCATGACATTCAAAACGTCTCATATACAGATGAACGTGCTATACTG AACCAAGTGGCTCGAATGCTAAGGATATCTGAGAGAGATGAAATGGACGTGAGGGAATATCAGAAAGTGCATCCGGAAGCGAAAGAGAAAGGCTTCGGTCGAGTTTTCCGGTCGCCTACTCTCTTTGAAGACCTTGTCAAGTGTCTTCTTCTCTGTAATTGCAC GTGGTCGAATACATTGAAAATGGCTCGAGCTCTCTGTGAGCTTCAATTTGAGCTAAGTAATAATAAAGCTTCAGCAAGGTCGGgacaaaagaggaagagagagacgTCAAATACATGGCCATGCAAAGTTATAAATCAAATGGATGGTGGGATTTTAGGCAATTTCCCAACTTCAAAAGAACTCGCTGGCCTTGATGAGAATACTTTAGTCAGCGAGCATAAAGTTCTTGGGTACAGAGCAAAACTCATTCTAAAACTTGCTAGAGATGTGGAACGTGGGACGATACGACTTCATGAGTTTGAGAAATCCCTCGACGACATGTCGTTTAACCAGGATCAAGTGTTTCGGAGACTCATGAAGATCAAAGGGTTTGGTTCATATGCATGTGCCAATGCGTTGATGTGCATTGGATATTATCAGCACGTTCCACTCGATACTGAAACTATAAGACACTTACAAGAG gtTCATGGGAGGAAGAATTGCGACAAAAAGACCGCCAGAAAATATGTGGCAGAAATTTACGACAAATATGCACCATATCAGTGCTTGGCATACTG GTTGGAGCTCTTGGATTTCTACGaaagaaaatttgggaagCTAAGTGAATTACCCAGCTCTAGCTATGAAACAGTGAGCAGCAGCAGGGACGGAGCCATTTACAAGTCTGCAGTGACCTTGACGCCCTCTCTCCTTTCACAACCCTCTGAACATgtatag
- the LOC117623749 gene encoding protein DYAD-like isoform X2, producing the protein MAQWGTRRRRVKFLGQHEENKPQISSSITEEENSTDEFKVAVKAEPLEIPEIKKRKRLSLGKGRWTTSSSKGRTKKRNNVTERWTAERYKLAEESMMEVLKAEGATFGNPISRLELRSLARKRIGDTGLLDHLLKHIDGKVAPGGTERFRRWFNTNGTMEYWLESADLVNIRQEAGVHDPYWIPPSKLMPCGASSEDSVSAGELKLLKAEVDKMKSDMQELLLSKKQEKDRANQNMLEDLMKWKAQTEQSLKVILGSWKGMQDKFEELMMWKAKVEQQVAEMTNVMSNMQVPKQYPATNPETSERWEDWLESTNLDNFQGNELVPWFESTNLVNAEEGVIIQDPYLAPPLRSKHGDSSFPDPFCKIKEEITEMERNRDVHELIPRKQKEYQANVTPDSSATANSKSELDNLFMFQEMLQELFNWKSMTEQKLSEMSNSVNAIKQTSKLMSPPLPPQLPEDGNLSMEYHPCFMF; encoded by the exons ATGGCACAGTGGGGTACTCGTCGTAGGCGAGTTAAATTCCTTGGCCaacatgaagaaaacaaaccccaaatttCTTCCAGCATCACTGAGGAAGAAAATTCAACAGATGAATTTAAAGTAGCTGTGAAAGCTGAACCTCTCGAAATACCAGAAATCAAGAAGAGGAAGCGCCTCAGCCTAGGCAAAGGCAGATGGACAACTAGTAGCTCTAAAGGTAGGACAAAGAAGCGTAATAATGTGACTGAAAGATGGACAGCTGAAAG GTATAAGCTGGCAGAGGAAAGTATGATGGAAGTTTTGAAGGCTGAAGGTGCAACTTTTGGAAACCCAATTTCCAGGCTAGAACTCAGATCGTTAGCACGTAAGCGAATTGGTGATACCGGGCTGCTCGATCACTTACTGAAGCACATTGATGGTAAGGTGGCACCGGGTGGGACTGAGCGGTTTCGGCGGTGGTTCAACACCAATGGAACAATGGAGTATTGGTTGGAGAGTGCTGATCTGGTTAACATTCGTCAGGAAGCTGGGGTGCATGATCCTTATTGGATTCCACCATCTAAGTTGATGCCATGTGGTGCCTCCTCAGAAGATTCTGTTTCTGCTGGAGAATTGAAGCTACTCAAGGCAGAAGTGGATAAAATGAAGAG TGATATGCAGGAGCTGCTGTTATCCAAGAAGCAAGAGAAAGACCGAGCCAATCAG AATATGCTTGAGGATTTGATGAAATGGAAAGCTCAGACTGAGCAAAGCTTGAAAGTGATTTTAGGTTCTTGGAAGGGTATGCAG GACAAGTTTGAGGAATTAATGATGTGGAAAGCTAAAGTTGAGCAACAGGTAGCTGAAATGACTAATGTCATGAGTAATATGCAAGTACCAAAGCAATACCCTGCCACCAACCCTGAAACATCTGAGCGATGGGAAGATTGGCTAGAGAGCACCAACCTCGATAATTTTCAGGGAAATGAACTTGTGCCTTGGTTTGAGAGCACGAATCTGGTTAATGCTGAGGAAGGAGTTATAATCCAAGATCCCTACCTAGCCCCGCCACTTAGATCAAAGCATGGCGATAGCTCATTTCCAGACCCTTTTTGCAAAATCAAGGAAGAAATTACTGAAATGGAGAG AAACAGAGATGTGCATGAGCTGATACCAAGGAAACAAAAGGAATATCAAGCTAATGTGACCCCTGATTCTTCTGCTACTGCAAATTCAAAGTCAGAGCTTGataatttgtttatgtttcaG GAAATGTTACAGGAGTTGTTCAATTGGAAATCTATGACGGAGCAGAAGCTGAGTGAGATGTCAAATTCCGTGAATGCCATCAAGCAGACATCAAAACTAATGAGTCCTCCACTCCCTCCGCAGCTGCCAGAAGATGGAAATCTGAGTATGGAATATCATCCTTGTTTCATGTTTTAG
- the LOC117623749 gene encoding protein DYAD-like isoform X1: MAQWGTRRRRVKFLGQHEENKPQISSSITEEENSTDEFKVAVKAEPLEIPEIKKRKRLSLGKGRWTTSSSKGRTKKRNNVTERWTAERYKLAEESMMEVLKAEGATFGNPISRLELRSLARKRIGDTGLLDHLLKHIDGKVAPGGTERFRRWFNTNGTMEYWLESADLVNIRQEAGVHDPYWIPPSKLMPCGASSEDSVSAGELKLLKAEVDKMKSDMQELLLSKKQEKDRANQQNMLEDLMKWKAQTEQSLKVILGSWKGMQDKFEELMMWKAKVEQQVAEMTNVMSNMQVPKQYPATNPETSERWEDWLESTNLDNFQGNELVPWFESTNLVNAEEGVIIQDPYLAPPLRSKHGDSSFPDPFCKIKEEITEMERNRDVHELIPRKQKEYQANVTPDSSATANSKSELDNLFMFQEMLQELFNWKSMTEQKLSEMSNSVNAIKQTSKLMSPPLPPQLPEDGNLSMEYHPCFMF; the protein is encoded by the exons ATGGCACAGTGGGGTACTCGTCGTAGGCGAGTTAAATTCCTTGGCCaacatgaagaaaacaaaccccaaatttCTTCCAGCATCACTGAGGAAGAAAATTCAACAGATGAATTTAAAGTAGCTGTGAAAGCTGAACCTCTCGAAATACCAGAAATCAAGAAGAGGAAGCGCCTCAGCCTAGGCAAAGGCAGATGGACAACTAGTAGCTCTAAAGGTAGGACAAAGAAGCGTAATAATGTGACTGAAAGATGGACAGCTGAAAG GTATAAGCTGGCAGAGGAAAGTATGATGGAAGTTTTGAAGGCTGAAGGTGCAACTTTTGGAAACCCAATTTCCAGGCTAGAACTCAGATCGTTAGCACGTAAGCGAATTGGTGATACCGGGCTGCTCGATCACTTACTGAAGCACATTGATGGTAAGGTGGCACCGGGTGGGACTGAGCGGTTTCGGCGGTGGTTCAACACCAATGGAACAATGGAGTATTGGTTGGAGAGTGCTGATCTGGTTAACATTCGTCAGGAAGCTGGGGTGCATGATCCTTATTGGATTCCACCATCTAAGTTGATGCCATGTGGTGCCTCCTCAGAAGATTCTGTTTCTGCTGGAGAATTGAAGCTACTCAAGGCAGAAGTGGATAAAATGAAGAG TGATATGCAGGAGCTGCTGTTATCCAAGAAGCAAGAGAAAGACCGAGCCAATCAG CAGAATATGCTTGAGGATTTGATGAAATGGAAAGCTCAGACTGAGCAAAGCTTGAAAGTGATTTTAGGTTCTTGGAAGGGTATGCAG GACAAGTTTGAGGAATTAATGATGTGGAAAGCTAAAGTTGAGCAACAGGTAGCTGAAATGACTAATGTCATGAGTAATATGCAAGTACCAAAGCAATACCCTGCCACCAACCCTGAAACATCTGAGCGATGGGAAGATTGGCTAGAGAGCACCAACCTCGATAATTTTCAGGGAAATGAACTTGTGCCTTGGTTTGAGAGCACGAATCTGGTTAATGCTGAGGAAGGAGTTATAATCCAAGATCCCTACCTAGCCCCGCCACTTAGATCAAAGCATGGCGATAGCTCATTTCCAGACCCTTTTTGCAAAATCAAGGAAGAAATTACTGAAATGGAGAG AAACAGAGATGTGCATGAGCTGATACCAAGGAAACAAAAGGAATATCAAGCTAATGTGACCCCTGATTCTTCTGCTACTGCAAATTCAAAGTCAGAGCTTGataatttgtttatgtttcaG GAAATGTTACAGGAGTTGTTCAATTGGAAATCTATGACGGAGCAGAAGCTGAGTGAGATGTCAAATTCCGTGAATGCCATCAAGCAGACATCAAAACTAATGAGTCCTCCACTCCCTCCGCAGCTGCCAGAAGATGGAAATCTGAGTATGGAATATCATCCTTGTTTCATGTTTTAG
- the LOC117623749 gene encoding protein DYAD-like isoform X3 — MAQWGTRRRRVKFLGQHEENKPQISSSITEEENSTDEFKVAVKAEPLEIPEIKKRKRLSLGKGRWTTSSSKGRTKKRNNVTERWTAERYKLAEESMMEVLKAEGATFGNPISRLELRSLARKRIGDTGLLDHLLKHIDGKVAPGGTERFRRWFNTNGTMEYWLESADLVNIRQEAGVHDPYWIPPSKLMPCGASSEDSVSAGELKLLKAEVDKMKSDMQELLLSKKQEKDRANQQNMLEDLMKWKAQTEQSLKVILGSWKGMQDKFEELMMWKAKVEQQVAEMTNVMSNMQVPKQYPATNPETSERWEDWLESTNLDNFQGNELVPWFESTNLVNAEEGVIIQDPYLAPPLRSKHGDSSFPDPFCKIKEEITEMERDVHELIPRKQKEYQANVTPDSSATANSKSELDNLFMFQEMLQELFNWKSMTEQKLSEMSNSVNAIKQTSKLMSPPLPPQLPEDGNLSMEYHPCFMF, encoded by the exons ATGGCACAGTGGGGTACTCGTCGTAGGCGAGTTAAATTCCTTGGCCaacatgaagaaaacaaaccccaaatttCTTCCAGCATCACTGAGGAAGAAAATTCAACAGATGAATTTAAAGTAGCTGTGAAAGCTGAACCTCTCGAAATACCAGAAATCAAGAAGAGGAAGCGCCTCAGCCTAGGCAAAGGCAGATGGACAACTAGTAGCTCTAAAGGTAGGACAAAGAAGCGTAATAATGTGACTGAAAGATGGACAGCTGAAAG GTATAAGCTGGCAGAGGAAAGTATGATGGAAGTTTTGAAGGCTGAAGGTGCAACTTTTGGAAACCCAATTTCCAGGCTAGAACTCAGATCGTTAGCACGTAAGCGAATTGGTGATACCGGGCTGCTCGATCACTTACTGAAGCACATTGATGGTAAGGTGGCACCGGGTGGGACTGAGCGGTTTCGGCGGTGGTTCAACACCAATGGAACAATGGAGTATTGGTTGGAGAGTGCTGATCTGGTTAACATTCGTCAGGAAGCTGGGGTGCATGATCCTTATTGGATTCCACCATCTAAGTTGATGCCATGTGGTGCCTCCTCAGAAGATTCTGTTTCTGCTGGAGAATTGAAGCTACTCAAGGCAGAAGTGGATAAAATGAAGAG TGATATGCAGGAGCTGCTGTTATCCAAGAAGCAAGAGAAAGACCGAGCCAATCAG CAGAATATGCTTGAGGATTTGATGAAATGGAAAGCTCAGACTGAGCAAAGCTTGAAAGTGATTTTAGGTTCTTGGAAGGGTATGCAG GACAAGTTTGAGGAATTAATGATGTGGAAAGCTAAAGTTGAGCAACAGGTAGCTGAAATGACTAATGTCATGAGTAATATGCAAGTACCAAAGCAATACCCTGCCACCAACCCTGAAACATCTGAGCGATGGGAAGATTGGCTAGAGAGCACCAACCTCGATAATTTTCAGGGAAATGAACTTGTGCCTTGGTTTGAGAGCACGAATCTGGTTAATGCTGAGGAAGGAGTTATAATCCAAGATCCCTACCTAGCCCCGCCACTTAGATCAAAGCATGGCGATAGCTCATTTCCAGACCCTTTTTGCAAAATCAAGGAAGAAATTACTGAAATGGAGAG AGATGTGCATGAGCTGATACCAAGGAAACAAAAGGAATATCAAGCTAATGTGACCCCTGATTCTTCTGCTACTGCAAATTCAAAGTCAGAGCTTGataatttgtttatgtttcaG GAAATGTTACAGGAGTTGTTCAATTGGAAATCTATGACGGAGCAGAAGCTGAGTGAGATGTCAAATTCCGTGAATGCCATCAAGCAGACATCAAAACTAATGAGTCCTCCACTCCCTCCGCAGCTGCCAGAAGATGGAAATCTGAGTATGGAATATCATCCTTGTTTCATGTTTTAG
- the LOC117623749 gene encoding protein DYAD-like isoform X4: protein MAQWGTRRRRVKFLGQHEENKPQISSSITEEENSTDEFKVAVKAEPLEIPEIKKRKRLSLGKGRWTTSSSKGRTKKRNNVTERWTAERYKLAEESMMEVLKAEGATFGNPISRLELRSLARKRIGDTGLLDHLLKHIDGKVAPGGTERFRRWFNTNGTMEYWLESADLVNIRQEAGVHDPYWIPPSKLMPCGASSEDSVSAGELKLLKAEVDKMKSDMQELLLSKKQEKDRANQQNMLEDLMKWKAQTEQSLKVILGSWKGMQDKFEELMMWKAKVEQQVAEMTNVMSNMQVPKQYPATNPETSERWEDWLESTNLDNFQGNELVPWFESTNLVNAEEGVIIQDPYLAPPLRSKHGDSSFPDPFCKIKEEITEMERNRDVHELIPRKQKEYQANVTPDSSATANSKSELDNLFMFQELFNWKSMTEQKLSEMSNSVNAIKQTSKLMSPPLPPQLPEDGNLSMEYHPCFMF from the exons ATGGCACAGTGGGGTACTCGTCGTAGGCGAGTTAAATTCCTTGGCCaacatgaagaaaacaaaccccaaatttCTTCCAGCATCACTGAGGAAGAAAATTCAACAGATGAATTTAAAGTAGCTGTGAAAGCTGAACCTCTCGAAATACCAGAAATCAAGAAGAGGAAGCGCCTCAGCCTAGGCAAAGGCAGATGGACAACTAGTAGCTCTAAAGGTAGGACAAAGAAGCGTAATAATGTGACTGAAAGATGGACAGCTGAAAG GTATAAGCTGGCAGAGGAAAGTATGATGGAAGTTTTGAAGGCTGAAGGTGCAACTTTTGGAAACCCAATTTCCAGGCTAGAACTCAGATCGTTAGCACGTAAGCGAATTGGTGATACCGGGCTGCTCGATCACTTACTGAAGCACATTGATGGTAAGGTGGCACCGGGTGGGACTGAGCGGTTTCGGCGGTGGTTCAACACCAATGGAACAATGGAGTATTGGTTGGAGAGTGCTGATCTGGTTAACATTCGTCAGGAAGCTGGGGTGCATGATCCTTATTGGATTCCACCATCTAAGTTGATGCCATGTGGTGCCTCCTCAGAAGATTCTGTTTCTGCTGGAGAATTGAAGCTACTCAAGGCAGAAGTGGATAAAATGAAGAG TGATATGCAGGAGCTGCTGTTATCCAAGAAGCAAGAGAAAGACCGAGCCAATCAG CAGAATATGCTTGAGGATTTGATGAAATGGAAAGCTCAGACTGAGCAAAGCTTGAAAGTGATTTTAGGTTCTTGGAAGGGTATGCAG GACAAGTTTGAGGAATTAATGATGTGGAAAGCTAAAGTTGAGCAACAGGTAGCTGAAATGACTAATGTCATGAGTAATATGCAAGTACCAAAGCAATACCCTGCCACCAACCCTGAAACATCTGAGCGATGGGAAGATTGGCTAGAGAGCACCAACCTCGATAATTTTCAGGGAAATGAACTTGTGCCTTGGTTTGAGAGCACGAATCTGGTTAATGCTGAGGAAGGAGTTATAATCCAAGATCCCTACCTAGCCCCGCCACTTAGATCAAAGCATGGCGATAGCTCATTTCCAGACCCTTTTTGCAAAATCAAGGAAGAAATTACTGAAATGGAGAG AAACAGAGATGTGCATGAGCTGATACCAAGGAAACAAAAGGAATATCAAGCTAATGTGACCCCTGATTCTTCTGCTACTGCAAATTCAAAGTCAGAGCTTGataatttgtttatgtttcaG GAGTTGTTCAATTGGAAATCTATGACGGAGCAGAAGCTGAGTGAGATGTCAAATTCCGTGAATGCCATCAAGCAGACATCAAAACTAATGAGTCCTCCACTCCCTCCGCAGCTGCCAGAAGATGGAAATCTGAGTATGGAATATCATCCTTGTTTCATGTTTTAG